The sequence below is a genomic window from Deltaproteobacteria bacterium.
CGAAAGCCGCTTGCCAACTATGTCGGCCGAGTCAAACTTTTCAAGAATAGCTAAACCTGTCCTTCGCTGTTCCAATGTAAGCGGCACATACGGCAATCTAAATACGGGCTTTGTCGCACCTGTCATAGCTAGACAAGTGTTAAGTGCAATCGGATTTGGTTCACAAAACGCCCATGCAAACAACGGTTGAAGCTGTTCGTCTACATGCTTGTCCGCTTTATCCATAATTCGAGCTATTAGAGCGGGAACAATGTTGCTAACGACAGAAATAACGCCTGTAGCGCCGCAATTATGGCGACTGTCAAAGGCAGTATCGTCATTTCCAGACCAACACCTTATACCCCGCTCGACGTATGCCTTAATTCGCTCCGAACCCATGCATTCCTTTACGCCCACAAAATTTTTGTGTTCAGCAATTTTGTGCATAGTGGTGGGCAAGATGTCCTGCGCCGTGCGACCTGGCACGTTATATATTATCCCAGGGGCTATATCAAAAAGGACCTTAAAATGCTGAAACAGCCCGCGTTCAGAAGTTTTTCCATAGTAGGGATTAATTTGCAAAGTAAGATCCGCACCGAGCTTCATAACTTTTTCGGTTAAGGTCTTAGCCTTCTTCGTATCATTCCCGCCGGAATTTACGACTACCAACACTTGATTACCAACTTTTTCAATTGCATGTTTGGCAAGCGACACTATCTCCTCGGAACTCATCAAGTGCCCTTCACCAGTAGTACCTGCAACTAGGACGCCATCAACACCACCCCGAATCTGGCAATCCAACAAGTAATCATAAGTCTCAAAATCTATAGAACCATCGCTTAGATACGGGGTCTTAAGCGCAGTAATTAGCCTAGCTGAACTGATATCTTTTGCCATATGAAAAAATCTCCCGGGATGAATGCTCGCCTCGCAATGCTGATTTATTAGGCAAAAGTAGCATATTATCTACGGCCAAATCAATAACACCGAACACGCGCTCCTTACGCTTACGCACATATCCTTGCGAGGATGCATCACTTCGTATTCTAGCGACTTCGGCCACCTAAAGTGTATTTATAATTGTCAATAAAGTTGGTCAATAGTCTGGTAGGAGCGTGAGCGACGGTCATTGGGTTTTTTCTCTATTAAACGGAGCGCAGCGACGTAATGTTATTAGCTATGAATGAGGTTAAGCGAATCTCTTAGCCATTCGTCACCTCTGAGTGATACATTCCTGCGAGTAGGCTTATTTTTTTCTTATCGAGCTTTCTACTTCATCACGGGGCGAATTAACACTTGATGCATCGTATCTTCTCCTACCTCATAAGTGTCAAATTCATCTAGCTTGAATTCAACATTAAGCTCCTGGCTGATATTATCCAAATGCCTTTTCATTAAGCGATATGCCGTGTGCTCGCGCATGCTAGCGAGTATAGGAATGGCATTCCCTGGTTTTAAATAATTTTCATAATAGAGTTTAGTAAATGCTTTCAACATTTTTCCTGCTGCCAGTTTACTGTCTTGGCCAACTGCAAAATCTGTTATGTATATTACCGGTTC
It includes:
- the dapA gene encoding 4-hydroxy-tetrahydrodipicolinate synthase; protein product: MAKDISSARLITALKTPYLSDGSIDFETYDYLLDCQIRGGVDGVLVAGTTGEGHLMSSEEIVSLAKHAIEKVGNQVLVVVNSGGNDTKKAKTLTEKVMKLGADLTLQINPYYGKTSERGLFQHFKVLFDIAPGIIYNVPGRTAQDILPTTMHKIAEHKNFVGVKECMGSERIKAYVERGIRCWSGNDDTAFDSRHNCGATGVISVVSNIVPALIARIMDKADKHVDEQLQPLFAWAFCEPNPIALNTCLAMTGATKPVFRLPYVPLTLEQRRTGLAILEKFDSADIVGKRLSLMEDSDFIVV